A single genomic interval of Haloterrigena salifodinae harbors:
- a CDS encoding translation initiation factor IF-5A, which translates to MAKQQTEVRDLQEGSYVMIEDTPCKINAYSTAKPGKHGSAKARVEAEGVFDGKKRSLSQPVDAKIWVPIIERKQGQVVSVDGDDMQVMDLETYETITMRVPDDIDVSPDENIEYLEMEEQRKII; encoded by the coding sequence ATGGCGAAACAGCAGACCGAAGTTCGCGACCTCCAGGAAGGAAGCTACGTGATGATCGAGGACACGCCATGTAAGATCAACGCCTACTCGACGGCCAAGCCGGGCAAACACGGCAGCGCCAAGGCTCGCGTCGAGGCCGAGGGCGTCTTCGACGGCAAGAAGCGATCGCTCTCCCAGCCGGTCGACGCGAAGATCTGGGTTCCGATCATCGAGCGCAAACAGGGGCAGGTCGTCTCCGTCGACGGCGACGACATGCAGGTCATGGACCTCGAAACGTACGAGACGATCACGATGCGCGTCCCCGACGACATCGACGTCTCCCCCGACGAGAACATCGAATACCTCGAGATGGAAGAACAGCGAAAGATCATCTGA
- the speB gene encoding agmatinase has translation MFPGATDDGEGSHTADDADRDGANFVVVGAPLDVSTTFQPGTRFGPRRIRSFAEPFDDYDHRTDQYFSELGVEDHGDIRAWDNAKEYLEYLEGTLRGVVWDDAVPLMLGGEHTVSLAGVRAVEPEAVVVLDAHLDLYEAYDGNELSHASVTRRILEESAVEDVFVLGARTGSETEWERARAPDVTVVPPEDVADWPLADRLDGRDVYLSVDIDAADPAYAPGTGTREPFGLESRELRDVVREVAPYADGFDVVEVNDRDEGQTAALAGKLVREFAFARADGR, from the coding sequence ATGTTTCCCGGGGCGACCGACGACGGCGAGGGGAGCCACACGGCGGACGACGCCGACCGTGACGGCGCGAACTTCGTGGTCGTCGGTGCGCCCCTGGACGTATCGACGACCTTTCAACCGGGGACCCGATTCGGTCCCCGACGGATCCGATCGTTTGCCGAACCGTTCGACGACTACGACCACCGGACGGACCAGTACTTCTCCGAACTCGGCGTCGAAGACCACGGCGACATCCGCGCGTGGGACAACGCGAAGGAGTACCTCGAGTACCTCGAGGGGACGCTCCGCGGTGTCGTCTGGGACGACGCCGTCCCGCTGATGCTGGGCGGGGAACACACCGTCTCGCTGGCGGGCGTCCGCGCCGTCGAACCCGAGGCGGTCGTCGTGCTCGACGCCCACCTCGATCTCTACGAGGCCTACGACGGCAACGAACTCTCCCACGCCTCCGTCACGCGACGGATCCTCGAGGAGTCCGCGGTCGAGGACGTGTTCGTCCTCGGTGCCCGCACCGGTAGCGAAACGGAGTGGGAGCGGGCCCGAGCGCCGGACGTGACGGTCGTCCCGCCGGAAGACGTCGCCGACTGGCCGCTCGCGGACCGACTCGACGGGCGCGACGTCTACCTGAGCGTCGATATCGACGCCGCCGATCCCGCCTACGCGCCGGGGACCGGCACTAGGGAGCCGTTCGGTCTCGAGTCCCGCGAGCTGCGCGATGTCGTCCGCGAGGTCGCGCCGTACGCGGACGGCTTCGACGTCGTCGAAGTCAACGACCGCGACGAGGGACAGACCGCGGCGCTCGCCGGCAAGCTCGTCCGGGAGTTCGCGTTCGCACGCGCCGACGGCCGGTAG
- a CDS encoding cbb3-type cytochrome c oxidase subunit I, which yields MSDLPPRTTVKRWLVTTNHKDIGVLYLATALFFLLLGGVLALLFRLHLWVPGGTGLLENNEFNQAVTNHGLLMVFWFLSPFAAGFANYFVPLQIGAKDLAFPRLNALSYWFYLFSGILLAVAFFQERAFAGGWYMYAPLNVPMYHPALQATTGGNATILGLMLFVMSITLGSVNFLTTIHRSRAEGLGLWNMPLFTWSWLLTIWMMLFAFAALLAALLLLASDRLLLTQYFATDEGSSLLWAHLFWFFGHPEVYIVFFPALGIMFETFQTFTGRRLVGRKWVIIAMVLVAVQSFLVWAHHMFLTTINLEIKTLFMATTIGISLPFDLMIFSLIYTMVKGRVRFTTPFLFSLGALVLFILGGITGVFLGAVVLDYEFRGTYWVVAHFHYVMVSGVTALVGGLYYWWPKITGKMYSETLGKLNFAVYFVGFNLLYFPMFLAWETPRRVFHYGEAIHIYHQAATVGAFVFGASFLITFFTLGKSLLTGPDAPDNPWEYSRTAEWATTSPPPLDNWDGRPSYASGRLEFVDDTAATTDGGVTTAVESQAEHADHASIWPVGIGFGTFVFFLGLTGLTPYTVEFARGTGEISQEIVGTSAEQTIIYPILTLLGVGILGYTLFEYGREEFNAPEMAIASRWPFEGVGTTKLGVWFFLASDVVVFGAAIGSYVFARLHAGWGSWGTVPPSATVGLFNTYVLLTSSFTVILALVFAERGNKRGLLGAMGATLVLGLTFLGVKGWEWTQEFAHGIYWFTDLHYSTYFVTTGLHALHVILGMLIAAFMLYRTVTVDAYLSDHRPVEFFGLYWHFVDIVWVILFPLFYLM from the coding sequence ATGAGCGATCTTCCGCCGCGGACGACCGTCAAACGGTGGCTGGTGACGACCAACCACAAGGATATCGGCGTCCTCTATCTGGCGACGGCGCTGTTTTTCCTCCTGCTCGGCGGGGTGCTCGCACTCCTGTTCCGTCTACACCTGTGGGTCCCCGGCGGGACGGGGCTGCTCGAGAACAACGAGTTCAATCAGGCGGTTACCAACCACGGACTGTTGATGGTCTTCTGGTTCCTCTCGCCGTTCGCCGCCGGCTTCGCGAACTACTTCGTCCCGCTACAGATCGGTGCGAAGGATCTAGCGTTCCCGCGACTAAACGCGCTGAGTTACTGGTTCTATCTCTTCTCGGGAATCCTTCTCGCCGTCGCGTTCTTCCAAGAGCGGGCGTTCGCCGGCGGCTGGTACATGTACGCGCCGTTGAACGTGCCGATGTACCACCCCGCGCTGCAGGCGACGACCGGCGGAAACGCGACGATCCTCGGATTGATGCTGTTCGTGATGTCGATCACGCTCGGGTCGGTGAACTTCCTTACGACGATCCACCGCTCGCGCGCGGAGGGGCTGGGGCTGTGGAACATGCCGCTGTTCACCTGGTCGTGGCTGCTGACGATCTGGATGATGCTGTTCGCGTTCGCGGCGCTGCTGGCCGCGCTGCTGTTGCTCGCGAGCGATCGACTCCTTCTGACTCAGTACTTCGCGACTGACGAGGGCTCGAGTCTGTTATGGGCGCACCTGTTCTGGTTCTTCGGACACCCGGAGGTGTACATCGTCTTCTTCCCGGCGTTGGGAATCATGTTCGAGACGTTCCAGACCTTTACGGGGAGGCGGCTGGTCGGCCGCAAGTGGGTCATCATCGCGATGGTCCTGGTCGCGGTCCAGTCGTTCCTCGTCTGGGCCCATCACATGTTCCTGACGACGATCAACCTCGAGATCAAGACGCTGTTCATGGCGACGACCATCGGGATCTCGCTGCCGTTCGACCTGATGATCTTCTCGCTGATCTACACGATGGTCAAGGGTCGAGTTCGGTTCACTACCCCCTTCTTGTTCAGCCTCGGGGCGCTCGTCCTCTTTATCCTCGGCGGCATCACCGGAGTCTTCCTCGGCGCCGTCGTGCTTGACTACGAGTTCCGCGGCACCTACTGGGTCGTCGCGCACTTTCACTACGTGATGGTCTCGGGGGTAACCGCGCTGGTCGGCGGCCTCTACTACTGGTGGCCGAAGATAACCGGAAAGATGTACTCCGAGACCCTCGGCAAGCTCAACTTCGCGGTCTACTTCGTCGGCTTCAACCTGCTGTACTTCCCGATGTTCCTCGCCTGGGAGACGCCCCGCCGCGTCTTCCACTACGGCGAGGCGATCCACATCTATCACCAGGCGGCGACCGTCGGCGCGTTCGTCTTCGGCGCGTCGTTCCTGATCACGTTCTTCACGCTCGGGAAGAGCCTGCTCACGGGTCCCGACGCACCCGATAACCCCTGGGAGTACTCCCGGACCGCCGAGTGGGCGACCACGTCGCCCCCGCCGCTGGATAACTGGGACGGGCGGCCGAGCTACGCCAGCGGTCGCCTCGAGTTCGTCGACGACACGGCGGCGACGACCGACGGCGGCGTGACGACCGCGGTGGAGAGCCAGGCGGAACACGCCGATCACGCCAGCATCTGGCCAGTCGGGATCGGCTTCGGGACCTTCGTGTTCTTCCTCGGGCTGACCGGGTTGACGCCGTACACGGTCGAATTCGCGCGGGGGACCGGCGAGATCAGCCAGGAAATCGTCGGAACGAGCGCCGAGCAGACCATCATCTACCCGATCCTGACGCTCCTCGGCGTCGGCATCCTCGGCTACACGCTCTTCGAGTACGGCCGCGAGGAATTCAATGCGCCGGAGATGGCGATCGCCAGCCGCTGGCCGTTCGAAGGGGTCGGCACCACGAAACTCGGCGTCTGGTTCTTCCTGGCCTCCGACGTCGTCGTCTTCGGTGCCGCCATCGGGAGCTACGTCTTCGCGCGACTCCACGCCGGCTGGGGGTCCTGGGGCACCGTCCCGCCGTCGGCGACGGTCGGCCTCTTCAACACGTACGTCCTGTTGACCTCGAGTTTCACCGTGATCCTGGCGCTGGTCTTCGCCGAGCGCGGGAACAAGCGGGGGCTGCTCGGCGCGATGGGGGCGACGCTGGTGCTCGGGCTGACGTTCCTCGGGGTCAAGGGCTGGGAGTGGACCCAGGAGTTCGCCCACGGCATCTACTGGTTTACCGACCTCCACTACTCGACGTACTTCGTCACGACCGGGCTGCACGCGCTCCACGTCATCCTCGGGATGCTGATCGCCGCGTTCATGCTGTATCGGACCGTCACGGTCGACGCCTATTTGAGCGACCACCGACCGGTGGAGTTCTTCGGGCTCTACTGGCACTTCGTCGACATCGTCTGGGTGATCCTCTTCCCGCTGTTCTACCTGATGTAG
- a CDS encoding Nif3-like dinuclear metal center hexameric protein, translating to MNLSTVVDRLDEELRIADYADLDASANGMQIGPDEAEIERVAVAVDGVRETFDRAIEADADLLVVHHGLSWGGFERVTGRTYDRIAPLIENDLALYVAHLPLDGHQELGNAAGVADVLDLEERTPFGELGPEYIGQRGTAAEPYAPEELQGRLERELETDGQPVQHLAFGPDEIEDVAIVTGSGVDWLDEAVDAGADALVTGEGKQKAYHEAQEAGIHVFLAGHYATETFGVRSLQELVEDWGLETTYLEVPTGL from the coding sequence ATGAACCTCTCGACGGTCGTCGACCGACTCGACGAGGAGCTGCGAATCGCCGACTACGCCGACCTCGACGCCAGCGCGAACGGCATGCAGATCGGGCCGGACGAGGCCGAGATTGAGCGCGTCGCCGTCGCCGTCGACGGCGTCCGCGAGACGTTCGATCGCGCGATCGAGGCCGACGCGGACCTGCTGGTCGTCCACCACGGGCTCTCGTGGGGCGGCTTCGAGCGCGTGACGGGGCGGACCTACGACCGGATCGCCCCTTTGATCGAGAACGACCTCGCGCTGTACGTCGCTCACCTCCCGCTGGACGGCCACCAGGAGCTGGGCAACGCCGCCGGCGTCGCCGACGTGCTCGACCTCGAGGAACGAACACCGTTCGGCGAACTCGGCCCCGAGTACATCGGCCAGCGCGGGACGGCGGCCGAGCCGTACGCGCCCGAAGAGCTACAGGGTCGACTCGAGCGCGAACTCGAGACCGACGGCCAGCCCGTCCAACACCTCGCGTTCGGCCCCGACGAGATCGAGGACGTGGCGATCGTCACCGGCAGCGGGGTTGACTGGCTCGACGAGGCTGTCGACGCCGGCGCCGACGCGCTGGTAACGGGCGAAGGGAAGCAGAAGGCCTACCACGAGGCGCAGGAGGCGGGCATCCACGTCTTCCTCGCGGGCCACTACGCGACGGAGACCTTCGGCGTCCGGTCGCTGCAGGAGTTGGTCGAGGACTGGGGTCTCGAGACGACGTATCTCGAGGTTCCGACCGGGCTCTGA
- a CDS encoding deoxyhypusine synthase has protein sequence MSDEHDHGSDDGDSEADGEGHHEPERETFSHDPVGHAEVRAGMTVGELADQYGNAGVGAADLHKAVDVTESMFDDDVTVFFGLAGAMVPTGMRRIVADLIREGHIDVLVTTGANLTHDAIEAIGGKHHHGEVHAEGKTEREHDETLRDEGVDRIYNVYLPQEFFADFESHLREEVFPVLEEECEEEGAVSIQRLTEELGRANAAVNERDDVDEGPGIAAAAYENDVPIYCPAVQDSVLGLQAWMYSQTGAFTLDALADMTPLTDIAFHAEEAGAFVVGGGVPKNFTLQTMLVAPDAYDYAVQLTMDPKQTGGLSGATLDEARSWGKLEKDADNVSVYADATITFPLVVAAALDRLEN, from the coding sequence ATGAGCGACGAGCACGACCACGGGAGCGACGACGGCGACAGCGAGGCGGACGGAGAGGGCCACCACGAGCCCGAGCGGGAGACGTTTTCGCACGATCCGGTCGGCCACGCCGAGGTCCGGGCGGGAATGACCGTCGGCGAACTCGCCGATCAGTACGGGAACGCCGGCGTCGGCGCTGCGGACCTCCACAAGGCCGTCGACGTGACCGAGTCGATGTTCGACGACGACGTGACGGTCTTCTTCGGCCTTGCGGGCGCGATGGTCCCCACGGGAATGCGACGCATCGTCGCCGACCTCATCCGCGAGGGCCACATCGACGTCCTCGTGACGACCGGCGCGAACCTCACCCACGACGCCATCGAGGCCATCGGCGGGAAACACCACCACGGCGAGGTCCACGCCGAGGGGAAGACCGAGCGCGAACACGACGAGACGCTGCGCGACGAGGGCGTCGACCGCATCTACAACGTCTACCTCCCCCAGGAGTTCTTCGCCGACTTCGAGAGCCACCTCCGCGAGGAGGTCTTCCCCGTCCTCGAGGAAGAGTGCGAGGAAGAGGGCGCGGTCTCGATTCAGCGACTCACCGAGGAGTTGGGGCGAGCGAACGCCGCGGTCAACGAGCGCGACGACGTCGACGAAGGGCCCGGGATCGCCGCCGCGGCCTACGAAAACGACGTGCCGATCTACTGTCCCGCAGTCCAGGACTCCGTGCTCGGACTCCAGGCATGGATGTACTCCCAGACGGGCGCGTTCACGCTGGACGCGCTGGCGGATATGACGCCGCTGACCGACATCGCCTTCCACGCCGAGGAAGCCGGCGCCTTCGTCGTCGGCGGCGGCGTCCCGAAGAACTTCACCCTCCAGACGATGCTTGTCGCCCCCGACGCCTACGACTACGCCGTCCAGTTGACCATGGACCCTAAACAGACCGGCGGCCTCTCCGGCGCCACCTTAGACGAGGCCCGCTCGTGGGGCAAACTCGAGAAGGACGCCGACAACGTCTCCGTCTACGCCGACGCGACGATCACCTTCCCGCTAGTGGTGGCCGCAGCCCTCGATCGACTCGAGAACTAG
- a CDS encoding MBL fold metallo-hydrolase, which produces MGLKSGRGGGPATSLDHAADLELPTAETDDADLEQGSIFFVGTATVIIEYAGFTILTDPNFLHSGDHVHLGYGIKSRRRTDPALEIEDLPPIDFVLLSHYHGDHFDRVAEAKLDSDLPIVTTPHAASELADKGFRETHALETWDEFRIRKGEAELTITAMPGRHGPPVVSKGLPPVMGSTLEFRPADAAASPDDPPLMRLYVSGDTLVYDALEEIPERYPDIDLALLHLGGTRILGVLLTMDAAQGVEAVDLIDADTAIPIHYNDYEVFRSPLSNFKQAIRKAGLEDRVDYLEHGETYSFQPLSNREN; this is translated from the coding sequence ATGGGATTGAAAAGCGGGCGCGGTGGAGGCCCGGCCACGAGTCTCGACCACGCCGCCGACCTCGAGTTGCCGACCGCGGAGACCGACGACGCCGACCTCGAGCAGGGGTCGATCTTCTTCGTCGGAACCGCGACCGTCATCATCGAGTACGCCGGCTTCACAATCCTCACAGACCCGAACTTCCTCCACAGCGGCGATCACGTCCATCTTGGCTACGGGATCAAATCGCGACGGCGAACCGATCCCGCCCTCGAGATCGAGGACCTGCCGCCGATCGACTTCGTCCTCCTCTCGCACTACCACGGCGATCACTTCGACCGCGTCGCCGAGGCGAAACTCGATTCGGACCTCCCGATCGTCACGACCCCGCACGCGGCGTCCGAACTGGCCGACAAGGGCTTTCGCGAGACCCACGCCCTCGAGACGTGGGACGAGTTCCGGATCCGCAAGGGCGAGGCCGAACTGACGATCACCGCGATGCCCGGCCGCCACGGCCCGCCGGTCGTCTCGAAGGGACTGCCGCCGGTGATGGGGAGCACGCTCGAGTTCCGGCCCGCCGACGCGGCGGCGAGTCCGGACGATCCGCCGCTGATGCGGCTCTACGTCTCGGGCGATACCCTGGTCTACGACGCGCTCGAGGAGATTCCCGAGCGCTACCCCGACATCGACCTCGCGCTGCTCCATCTGGGCGGAACGCGAATTCTGGGCGTGCTCCTGACGATGGACGCCGCCCAGGGCGTCGAGGCGGTCGATCTGATCGACGCCGACACCGCGATTCCGATCCACTACAACGACTACGAGGTGTTCCGGTCGCCGCTCTCGAACTTCAAGCAGGCGATCCGGAAAGCGGGGCTCGAGGACCGGGTGGACTACCTCGAGCATGGGGAAACCTACTCGTTCCAGCCGCTCTCGAATCGAGAGAACTAG
- a CDS encoding NAD(P)/FAD-dependent oxidoreductase — MTDPLEYEVAVIGGGPAGLTTAIYTTRLGHRTAVFEKEGGRHAAVSHVHNLLGVSENVSGEQLSTHAVDQLEHYGGDFFPDAVESVARLNSGDGGDDGADSTDVAVADAGGPRFRLESSHATVDARRVVFATGFRDRSPDVPELERFTGRGLHYCLHCDAYSLGDGSVFVLGHGEHAARVAMTMLNFTADVDLLLDDREPEWDEETDAQLQAHPVDVIDTAVVSAYGDETIPDDEPPWLGGFELADGTERGYLGGFAMYGSTYNVDLAADLGCDLREDGAIAVDENREASVDGVYAVGDVTHGQNQTTIAIGDGAYAGLAIHKDLRPFPKSVDELEALEGDGGSDREVEERLVDAVPGSAADLRAQMRRVRDLETHPGLRGPSPGRE, encoded by the coding sequence ATGACCGATCCCCTCGAGTACGAGGTCGCCGTCATCGGCGGCGGTCCCGCCGGGCTGACGACGGCAATTTACACCACGCGACTTGGCCACCGCACGGCCGTCTTCGAGAAGGAGGGCGGCCGCCACGCGGCGGTCTCCCACGTCCACAACCTGCTGGGCGTCTCCGAGAACGTCTCCGGCGAGCAGCTGTCGACCCACGCCGTCGACCAGCTCGAGCACTACGGTGGCGACTTCTTTCCGGACGCGGTCGAGTCCGTCGCCCGGTTGAATTCCGGCGACGGCGGTGACGACGGCGCCGACAGCACGGACGTCGCTGTCGCTGACGCCGGCGGACCGCGCTTTCGGCTCGAGTCCTCCCACGCGACCGTCGACGCCCGGCGAGTCGTCTTCGCGACCGGCTTCCGGGATCGGAGTCCGGACGTCCCGGAACTCGAGCGCTTCACGGGCCGAGGGTTGCACTACTGTCTGCACTGCGATGCCTACTCGCTGGGCGACGGCTCCGTGTTCGTCCTCGGACACGGGGAGCACGCGGCCCGCGTCGCAATGACGATGCTCAACTTCACCGCCGACGTCGATCTCCTGCTCGACGACCGCGAGCCCGAGTGGGACGAGGAGACCGACGCGCAGCTCCAGGCCCACCCGGTCGACGTGATCGACACGGCCGTCGTCTCCGCCTACGGCGACGAGACGATTCCCGACGACGAGCCGCCGTGGCTCGGCGGCTTCGAGCTCGCTGATGGGACCGAACGGGGCTATCTGGGTGGCTTCGCGATGTACGGCTCCACCTACAACGTCGATCTGGCCGCGGACCTCGGCTGCGACCTACGCGAGGACGGCGCTATCGCGGTCGACGAGAACCGGGAGGCCAGCGTCGACGGCGTCTACGCCGTCGGCGACGTCACCCACGGCCAGAACCAGACCACAATCGCCATCGGCGACGGCGCCTACGCGGGGCTGGCGATCCACAAGGACCTCCGGCCGTTTCCGAAGTCCGTAGACGAACTCGAGGCCCTCGAGGGAGACGGCGGCAGCGACCGAGAGGTCGAGGAACGGCTCGTGGACGCGGTGCCGGGCAGCGCGGCGGATCTGCGCGCCCAGATGCGACGCGTTCGAGACCTCGAGACGCATCCGGGGCTGCGCGGGCCGTCGCCCGGTCGGGAGTGA
- a CDS encoding pyridoxamine 5'-phosphate oxidase family protein, producing MTVSTVPEEAERLLESEPVMAHLGTCVEERPHVAPVWYRYVPEMEIVEIVTTGRKLANIRKNPRVSLSIQKDEAGQTHWMVSLLGTATVVDDCAETAAARHQINAKYDAEPAAYAENTLVRIEVASASYRTY from the coding sequence ATGACCGTGTCGACCGTCCCCGAAGAAGCCGAACGGTTGCTCGAGAGCGAACCGGTGATGGCCCATCTGGGCACCTGCGTCGAGGAACGACCGCACGTCGCTCCGGTCTGGTACCGGTACGTCCCCGAGATGGAGATCGTCGAGATCGTCACGACGGGGCGTAAGCTGGCGAACATCCGGAAAAACCCGCGTGTCTCGCTATCGATTCAGAAAGACGAGGCGGGCCAGACCCACTGGATGGTGTCGCTGCTCGGCACCGCCACGGTCGTCGACGACTGCGCGGAGACGGCCGCGGCGCGGCACCAGATCAACGCGAAGTACGACGCGGAGCCCGCGGCCTACGCCGAGAACACGCTCGTCCGAATCGAGGTGGCATCGGCGAGCTACCGGACGTATTGA
- the gvpA gene encoding gas vesicle protein GvpA: MASPQRRPDSSSLAEVLDRILDKGVVIDVWARVSVVGIELLTVEARVVVASVDTFLHYAEEIAKIEQATAEGNMEDLEELEIEPRAESSPESAAQ, translated from the coding sequence ATGGCATCACCACAACGACGACCCGACTCCTCGAGTCTCGCAGAGGTACTGGATCGCATCCTCGACAAGGGCGTCGTCATCGACGTCTGGGCGCGCGTCTCGGTCGTCGGGATCGAACTCCTGACGGTCGAGGCCCGCGTCGTCGTCGCGAGCGTCGACACCTTCCTGCACTACGCGGAGGAGATCGCCAAAATTGAGCAGGCGACGGCCGAGGGCAATATGGAGGATCTCGAGGAGCTCGAGATCGAGCCGCGGGCGGAGTCGTCGCCCGAGTCGGCGGCCCAGTAG
- a CDS encoding glycosyltransferase, with amino-acid sequence MDEGDTTRVHRGDGPDGRPDVSFVIPARNEADYLRGALASIAGLDTEYAIEVIVVDGDSSDTTPAIAREYGATVLDEGGRSIAAARNLGAAHADGEWLAFVDADTKLRANYLTELLGYLEANGLAAGSSYCRITGPRRAMLMAATINRVFSHLEWPILPGFNCVVHRRAFDDVGGFPEVPNEDTAFSRLLGRRYPTGYCPAVLVESSGRRIADCGLTGTLWHYLRLDVGRLRADY; translated from the coding sequence ATGGACGAGGGTGACACGACCCGGGTGCACCGCGGCGACGGACCCGACGGCCGACCGGACGTGAGCTTCGTGATCCCGGCGCGCAACGAGGCCGACTACCTCCGCGGCGCGCTCGCGAGCATCGCCGGACTCGACACGGAGTACGCGATCGAGGTGATCGTCGTCGACGGCGACTCGAGCGACACGACGCCGGCGATCGCCCGCGAGTACGGCGCGACCGTCCTCGACGAGGGCGGCAGGAGCATCGCGGCGGCCCGCAACCTCGGTGCGGCCCACGCCGACGGCGAGTGGCTGGCATTCGTCGACGCCGACACGAAACTGCGAGCCAACTACCTCACCGAACTGCTCGGCTACCTCGAGGCGAACGGGCTGGCGGCCGGCAGTTCCTACTGTCGGATCACCGGCCCGCGCCGGGCGATGCTGATGGCAGCGACGATCAACCGCGTCTTCTCGCACCTCGAGTGGCCCATCCTCCCAGGGTTCAACTGCGTCGTCCACCGGCGGGCGTTCGACGACGTCGGCGGGTTCCCGGAGGTCCCCAACGAGGACACGGCGTTCAGCCGGCTGCTCGGCCGCCGGTATCCGACGGGCTACTGTCCCGCGGTGTTAGTCGAGAGTTCGGGTCGCCGGATCGCCGATTGCGGACTGACGGGGACGCTGTGGCACTATCTCCGACTCGACGTCGGACGACTCCGAGCCGACTACTGA